CGATGCACCGCCGGACGGTGTCGATGCTCGCCGACCCGTGACGCCCGGGAAGAACGCCACGACCCGACGTTTCCGACGGCCGGAAGCCTAAGAATAGAGAGGCATGCAGCGAAAGTCAAAGCGGAAAGGGCCGATCCGGCCGGTTTGACCCGTTGCCTGAGGCTGTGTTACGGTTGGCTTCGCCGACGGCAGCCCCAGCCAGACTCCGCACACCGGACTCGAACTTCAATGCGAAAGAAACCGGAAATCAGCGCCGGTCGGACCGTGGTCGTCGACGGAGTGACGCTCCACCTGGCGCAACCGATCGCCAGTTCGCAGGAATGGATCGGCGAGCGGGAAATTCTGCGGCAACTGCTGGCCTGCTGGCTGGTCGTCGACGAGAAAGATCTGCCGCTTTCGCCGCGCATCACGGGCCCGCCCGGCATCGGCAAGACGACGCTGGCCATGTCCGGCGCCCGTGAGCGGAAACAAGCCCTTTACATCTTTCAGTGCACGGCCGACACCAGACCCGAAGACCTGCTGATCACGCCCGTCCTGGCGGAGTCCGGGTCTATCGCCTACCACGCGTCGCCGCTGGTCACCGCCATGCTGACCGGCGCCGTCTGCGTGTTGGACGAAGGCAACCGCATGAACGAAAAGAGTTGGGCGTCGCTCGCCTCGCTCCTGGACCATCGCCGATGCGTGGAATCGATCGTCGCCGGCATTCTCGTCACGGCCCATCCCGAGTTCCGCTGCTGCGTCACGATGAACGAAGACGCGTCCACATACGAAGTGCCGGATTACATCCTGTCCCGGCTCCAGCCGACGTTGAACATGGGCTTTCCCGGCAAGGAGGATGAGTTGGCCATCCTCCGGTACCATCTCCCCTTCGCGCCGGCCGAGATGCTGGCCATGACCGTGGAGTTCCTCCAACAGGCGCATCAGCTCAATCTGGACTATTCGGTCCGGGACGGCATCCACATCCTGCAATACGCGCTCAAGCGCCTGGCTCAGGACCCCGCTCATCCGCTCTCGAAAGACGAAGCCTGGCGTGAGGCCCTGGTCAAGGTGCTGAGCGACGAGGCCTTGGACCTGCAAGCCCTGGCACGCCGGCGCAAACGGGCGCTCGGCGATCAGCCGTTGCCGAAAGGCCTGGGGGATTTCTTCTTCGAAAGCGACGACCCCCTGCATCCGGGCCGTTAATCACCCTGCCGTGATGAACGACGACGCGATCTTCAGGCTCTCCGCTAGGATCGAGATGCTCCCCATCCTGCACGCGAGCGGAGACGTCGCGCAGGAAGTGCGCGAACGGCTGATCAGTCGGCGTTACGATTGCCTGGCTCTGCCCCTCCCCCCGTCCGTCGAAGAACCGTTCGAACGTGCGATCGACCGGTTGCCCCGCATCGGCCTGGTGGTCCTGCCGGAACCGGATCAAGACGGGGACGCGGCGGCCAGCTTCGTGCCCGTCGATCCCTGCCAGGCCGTCGTCATGGGAGCCCGGGTAGCGATGGTCGAAGGCATCGCGCGGGCCTATATCGACCGCGAAGTCCGCGTCTTTGAACCCTCGCCGTTCGCCTCGCCCGATCCCTACAGTCTCAAGCGCGTCCCGCTGGCCGCCTTTGCGGCCGCCGTGCTGCCGTCGCTGCCGCCGCCGACACCGGGCACGCAGCGCTGGGAGCGTATCTGCTGGATGGCGTTCAGGCTGCACGAGTTGGAGTTGGACTACGAGTCGATCCTTTGCCTCTGCCATGTGGCCGATTGGCCTTGGCTGCGGGACGCGTACCGGGAGCGGCGACCGTACACGGCGCCCGAGTCGACCGCGGCGTCTCCCTCCCTGTATTCCGTCACCCCCTCCAGCCTGTACTTTGTGTTGGGGGAATTGCCGTTCATCACCGACCTGTACGAGCGGCGGCGGGCGGAACTTCGTTCGGACCGCCACCT
The nucleotide sequence above comes from Nitrospirota bacterium. Encoded proteins:
- a CDS encoding AAA family ATPase: MRKKPEISAGRTVVVDGVTLHLAQPIASSQEWIGEREILRQLLACWLVVDEKDLPLSPRITGPPGIGKTTLAMSGARERKQALYIFQCTADTRPEDLLITPVLAESGSIAYHASPLVTAMLTGAVCVLDEGNRMNEKSWASLASLLDHRRCVESIVAGILVTAHPEFRCCVTMNEDASTYEVPDYILSRLQPTLNMGFPGKEDELAILRYHLPFAPAEMLAMTVEFLQQAHQLNLDYSVRDGIHILQYALKRLAQDPAHPLSKDEAWREALVKVLSDEALDLQALARRRKRALGDQPLPKGLGDFFFESDDPLHPGR